The Aureitalea marina genome includes a window with the following:
- a CDS encoding TonB-dependent receptor, with product MKYISSILLLLLGTVGFAQTGTIEGTLLDKEVEGEPLPFANVIILGTSTGTTSDFDGNYILEDVPVGTYTLEFSFIGYETITVPNVVVENGKFTRIDASLGESAAALDEVVIKVQTSREREQALLMEQRKAVEIKESIGAQQLAQMGVRNASTATTKISGVSKNEGSGDIYVRGLGDRYLSTTLNGLPVPSDDIEKKNIDLGLFSTRLIQSISVSKTSSPKSSADQTSGIVDVTSKQLTGSSDYSASARMAVNTNVAKSDVWNNFKVSPNQDDVTLGFYYSGVPLINKIINTGQSWNTQTQSAPVNGGVAFTVGQKINDRWKILFTGGQGQTHEYQEGIFRQFRGNFIDDTITDAITWTRTVSTQALLDTEFKIDPEEGNHTLRLTSLMINKVQDEVFEGGRDGNSTIFEETDPTEGLFQFIRDQNMKSTLLSTTQLAGKHNLSEDLSINWAGGFNYLSADEPNRIRNEVNFNDTIVQLGRTGGFQQRKSEQIILDREYNALVNGDWQIIEGEQRNLKVAIGGTFRKKTRDFRSQFYGVEEAFTNAVNPESIDQINDIFTFENFDDNTLRINVLDPDLYKGTLQSLGTYVDFVGQLDKFTLEAGLRWQKDDIDVDFAVNNFPGREGQSRKDYSRLYPSVNLKYAINEKHSLRLANSFTTTLPEFKEIAPFEYVSPVGQITRGNVNLEASRNINWDLKWEFFPTSDQLVSVTGFYKEIKDPINKVQDRGSAGVFSYFNSGEEAMVYGLEVEGRVNLIKSEEEGQPALRLIVNAARLWHEQDLKEIRDEQGNLIQTFRYNNLTKTDLQGASDWIMNASLNFNTKTENPFDTTLSMNYASDRIFALGAPTNQTSNDINYNDAIVEKGFVTLDLVVRKEFGENWRVGLSALNILNPTIKRTQLVKPSTTGIETEETVRSYKNGSILGLNVNYSF from the coding sequence ATGAAGTACATATCCTCAATCCTTCTCCTACTGTTGGGAACAGTGGGATTCGCGCAAACCGGAACTATCGAAGGAACGCTATTAGACAAAGAAGTGGAAGGCGAACCCCTTCCTTTTGCTAACGTAATAATTTTAGGTACGTCTACCGGGACGACCTCGGATTTTGACGGGAATTATATCCTTGAAGATGTACCTGTTGGAACTTACACCCTGGAGTTTAGTTTTATTGGCTATGAAACCATTACGGTACCTAATGTGGTGGTGGAAAATGGTAAGTTTACCAGGATCGATGCCTCATTGGGAGAAAGTGCTGCGGCCCTGGACGAAGTCGTTATTAAGGTTCAAACCTCCAGAGAACGGGAGCAAGCCCTTTTGATGGAGCAACGAAAAGCAGTAGAGATCAAAGAAAGCATAGGGGCACAACAATTGGCCCAGATGGGTGTACGTAATGCATCTACCGCCACCACTAAGATCTCAGGTGTATCCAAGAACGAAGGTTCAGGAGACATTTATGTACGTGGATTAGGGGATCGTTATCTCTCCACTACCTTGAACGGACTCCCGGTTCCATCTGATGATATCGAGAAAAAGAATATTGACCTAGGACTGTTTTCTACACGATTGATTCAAAGTATCTCCGTTAGTAAAACTTCCAGCCCAAAGTCATCTGCTGACCAAACATCGGGGATCGTAGATGTTACTTCCAAACAGCTGACCGGTTCTTCGGATTACTCGGCTTCGGCACGAATGGCTGTAAATACCAATGTCGCCAAGAGCGATGTCTGGAATAATTTCAAGGTGTCTCCTAATCAGGATGATGTAACCCTCGGATTCTACTATTCGGGTGTGCCCCTGATCAACAAGATTATCAATACGGGACAATCCTGGAACACTCAAACACAAAGTGCACCCGTAAATGGCGGTGTTGCGTTTACAGTAGGACAGAAGATCAACGATCGTTGGAAAATTCTTTTTACAGGAGGTCAGGGTCAAACGCATGAGTATCAAGAAGGCATTTTCCGCCAGTTCCGTGGAAACTTCATTGACGACACTATCACAGATGCCATTACCTGGACGCGAACCGTATCTACTCAAGCCTTATTGGATACCGAATTCAAGATCGATCCTGAAGAAGGCAACCATACTTTGAGGTTGACCTCATTGATGATCAATAAAGTGCAGGACGAAGTATTTGAAGGGGGTCGAGATGGCAATTCGACCATATTTGAGGAGACTGACCCAACCGAAGGCTTATTCCAATTTATACGGGATCAGAATATGAAATCTACGCTACTTTCTACTACGCAATTGGCAGGAAAGCACAATTTGTCCGAAGATTTAAGCATTAACTGGGCTGGAGGATTCAACTACCTAAGCGCCGACGAACCTAACCGGATTAGAAACGAGGTCAACTTTAACGACACCATCGTACAGTTGGGTAGAACAGGCGGGTTCCAGCAACGAAAATCTGAGCAGATCATCCTGGACCGGGAATACAATGCCCTGGTCAATGGAGACTGGCAGATCATTGAAGGCGAGCAGCGCAATTTGAAAGTAGCCATTGGAGGTACATTCCGTAAGAAAACACGTGACTTTAGATCGCAGTTCTACGGGGTGGAGGAAGCTTTTACTAATGCTGTCAATCCAGAGTCTATCGATCAGATTAATGACATTTTCACATTTGAGAACTTCGATGATAATACATTGAGAATAAATGTTCTTGACCCAGATCTTTATAAAGGTACACTTCAGTCGCTAGGTACTTATGTTGATTTTGTAGGACAACTGGACAAATTTACCCTTGAGGCTGGACTGCGCTGGCAGAAAGACGATATTGATGTAGACTTTGCCGTAAATAACTTTCCTGGAAGGGAAGGTCAGTCGCGTAAGGATTACAGTCGCTTATATCCCTCTGTTAATCTGAAGTACGCCATAAACGAAAAGCACAGCTTGCGGTTAGCCAACAGCTTTACAACCACCTTACCGGAATTCAAGGAGATCGCACCGTTCGAATATGTTTCGCCCGTAGGGCAAATTACCAGAGGAAATGTAAATCTGGAGGCATCGCGTAATATCAACTGGGACCTAAAATGGGAGTTTTTCCCAACAAGTGACCAATTGGTATCGGTGACTGGTTTCTACAAGGAGATCAAAGATCCTATCAATAAGGTACAGGACCGAGGTTCTGCAGGGGTATTCTCCTACTTCAACTCCGGAGAAGAGGCCATGGTATATGGGCTGGAAGTTGAAGGTCGAGTAAACCTAATCAAATCTGAAGAAGAAGGTCAGCCTGCTCTGCGTTTGATTGTAAACGCCGCTCGCCTCTGGCATGAGCAAGATCTTAAAGAGATCAGAGACGAACAGGGTAATCTCATTCAGACTTTCCGTTATAACAACCTGACCAAAACGGACCTGCAAGGTGCTTCCGACTGGATCATGAACGCCTCTTTGAATTTCAACACCAAGACTGAAAATCCATTTGATACAACTCTGAGCATGAACTATGCATCGGACAGGATATTCGCTTTAGGAGCTCCCACTAATCAAACATCTAACGACATCAACTACAACGATGCCATTGTGGAAAAAGGATTTGTAACCCTCGACCTGGTTGTTCGCAAAGAATTTGGCGAAAACTGGCGAGTTGGACTATCAGCATTGAACATATTAAACCCAACGATAAAACGAACTCAATTGGTCAAACCAAGTACAACCGGAATCGAAACCGAAGAAACGGTGAGGTCCTACAAGAACGGTTCTATCCTGGGGTTAAATGTTAACTATTCTTTCTAA
- a CDS encoding toxin-antitoxin system YwqK family antitoxin — MKKLALLLVVGLCSMSLMTAQDIKKDTYERDGDRIEATIYHDNGEIAQLGVYNLEGVLDGDWISFDRFGQIVSVGQYANGVKVGTWRFYANNTMKEVIYSDSKIVRVDTYEITDTRVVSN; from the coding sequence ATGAAGAAGTTAGCACTATTATTGGTTGTGGGCCTGTGCAGTATGAGTCTAATGACGGCCCAAGACATAAAGAAAGATACCTACGAGCGTGATGGAGACAGGATCGAAGCAACGATCTATCACGACAACGGCGAAATAGCCCAACTAGGGGTATATAACTTAGAAGGGGTACTGGACGGTGACTGGATTAGTTTTGATCGCTTTGGCCAAATTGTTTCAGTTGGACAATATGCCAATGGTGTTAAAGTGGGAACATGGAGGTTCTACGCAAACAACACCATGAAGGAAGTTATCTATTCCGATTCCAAGATCGTGCGGGTAGATACTTACGAAATCACCGACACCCGTGTTGTAAGTAATTAA
- a CDS encoding inorganic phosphate transporter, whose amino-acid sequence MDNIYLWMLIALAVLAIADLVVGVSNDAVNFLNSAIGSKAVSFKTIMIVASIGIAFGALSSSGMMEVARKGIFVPSQFYFDEIMIIFMAVMITDILLLDFFNSLGLPTSTTVSIVFELLGAAVCMSLIKIAANDGSILELGNYINSSKATEIILGILLSVVVAFSIGAIVQYVARYLLTFNFERKSIYAASIFGGLAVTAIAYFIIVKGLKGADILPQGFNEWAQTNLWQFIGVNVVFWTLLSGILIAAFKINIYKQIIVLGTFALAMAFAGNDLVNFIGVPMAAYQSYLDWTAADPAVAANAFSMESLSAKVPTQPLLLLLAGLVMVLTLWFSEKARRVVKTSVDLSSQSDVQERFKPNWLAQNLVRGVIGMNKLVITILPDRTQKSISRRFTPTTSSLILDADKPAFDMVRAAVNLVVASVLISIATGMKLPLSTTYVTFMVAMGSSLADRAWGSDSAVYRVSGVINVIAGWFMTALTAFTAAAIMAFLIYQFGAIALIALLVLALFLITRNYVNVRKDTKEIKEELTFKMAESSSIKGVIQESSENVAVVMKRGNKLLSDTMRNLSKQDLKGLRKARAYAEELSDEMDELKNHVFYYIKNLDGDTHGASRFYLLIQDSLQDIVQSLSYITKASYKHVKNGHKGLRFNQIRDLKEIESRLLEIFARVEKEFKNQTLENLPEIIEAKQEFYNFISDDIERQIARTKDPESSPKNTTLYFSLLLECKDIVEALTLLLEHYYVEYVNSREIDLL is encoded by the coding sequence ATGGACAATATTTATTTGTGGATGCTGATCGCCCTGGCCGTACTGGCCATAGCCGATTTGGTGGTAGGTGTAAGCAATGATGCCGTAAATTTCCTGAACTCGGCCATCGGATCTAAAGCCGTCTCCTTCAAGACAATCATGATCGTAGCCAGTATTGGTATTGCCTTTGGGGCACTGTCTTCCAGCGGTATGATGGAAGTGGCTAGGAAAGGGATATTCGTACCCAGTCAGTTCTACTTTGACGAGATCATGATCATTTTTATGGCTGTCATGATCACCGATATTCTACTGTTGGATTTTTTCAATAGCCTGGGATTACCGACTTCAACTACGGTATCTATTGTTTTTGAACTTTTAGGGGCGGCCGTATGTATGTCACTGATCAAGATCGCGGCCAACGACGGCAGCATACTAGAATTGGGAAATTATATAAACTCCTCCAAGGCCACCGAGATCATATTGGGAATATTGTTGTCTGTGGTAGTGGCCTTTTCAATCGGGGCCATCGTCCAATATGTTGCCCGTTATTTGCTGACCTTCAATTTTGAACGCAAGTCCATCTATGCCGCATCCATCTTTGGAGGATTGGCGGTTACCGCTATTGCCTATTTCATTATAGTAAAAGGACTAAAGGGAGCAGATATACTTCCACAAGGATTCAATGAATGGGCACAGACCAATTTGTGGCAGTTCATTGGAGTGAATGTCGTGTTCTGGACCCTGTTGTCCGGGATATTGATTGCCGCCTTTAAGATCAATATTTATAAACAGATCATCGTATTAGGAACCTTTGCCCTGGCCATGGCCTTTGCCGGGAACGATCTGGTTAACTTCATCGGAGTGCCTATGGCGGCTTACCAATCCTACCTGGACTGGACTGCTGCTGATCCGGCTGTAGCGGCCAATGCCTTTAGCATGGAAAGCCTTTCGGCTAAAGTACCTACCCAACCGCTTCTATTGCTTCTTGCCGGGTTGGTCATGGTATTGACCCTCTGGTTCAGTGAAAAAGCCAGGAGAGTAGTCAAAACATCTGTAGACCTCTCAAGTCAGTCGGATGTCCAAGAACGCTTCAAACCTAACTGGCTAGCCCAAAATCTGGTTAGAGGTGTAATTGGCATGAACAAATTGGTCATAACGATCTTACCGGACAGAACCCAAAAAAGTATTTCCAGACGCTTTACCCCGACCACCAGTTCATTGATACTAGATGCCGATAAACCGGCCTTCGATATGGTGAGAGCTGCCGTCAACCTGGTTGTGGCCAGTGTATTGATCTCTATCGCCACCGGGATGAAATTACCCTTGTCTACCACCTACGTTACCTTTATGGTGGCCATGGGATCCTCCCTTGCAGACCGTGCCTGGGGAAGTGATAGCGCAGTATACCGAGTATCCGGGGTTATTAATGTTATTGCTGGTTGGTTTATGACTGCCCTAACGGCATTCACAGCCGCCGCCATTATGGCCTTTTTGATCTACCAGTTTGGAGCCATCGCTCTGATCGCTCTTCTAGTCTTAGCTCTTTTCCTCATAACCCGGAACTACGTCAATGTGCGTAAGGACACCAAGGAGATTAAAGAAGAACTCACCTTTAAAATGGCCGAAAGTTCTTCCATTAAAGGGGTTATTCAAGAAAGCTCAGAGAATGTAGCCGTAGTTATGAAACGCGGAAATAAGCTCTTATCCGATACTATGCGGAATCTGTCCAAACAAGACCTGAAAGGCTTGCGTAAAGCGCGCGCTTATGCGGAAGAATTATCGGACGAGATGGACGAGTTAAAGAATCACGTCTTTTATTATATCAAGAACCTGGACGGTGATACTCACGGCGCCAGCCGGTTTTACTTACTCATCCAAGATTCTCTTCAAGATATTGTTCAGTCCTTGAGTTATATTACAAAAGCCAGTTATAAACACGTTAAAAACGGACACAAAGGTCTTCGCTTTAACCAGATCAGGGATCTAAAAGAGATCGAATCCCGTCTGCTGGAGATCTTTGCACGGGTTGAAAAGGAATTCAAGAATCAGACCTTGGAAAACCTGCCTGAGATCATAGAGGCCAAGCAGGAATTCTACAATTTCATTTCGGACGATATAGAAAGACAGATAGCCCGGACCAAAGATCCCGAGTCTAGTCCTAAGAATACAACACTTTATTTTAGCCTGTTATTAGAGTGTAAGGATATTGTCGAAGCCTTAACCCTACTTCTGGAGCACTACTATGTAGAATATGTCAACTCCAGAGAGATAGACCTACTTTAA
- a CDS encoding DUF6503 family protein, producing MTIRTLLCLLLIPFTGEIMAQELTGKQLLQNAIEYHDPEGQWSTFRGKLKIVMETPKSEDRISEIWIDLPSDIFRLTARKGELTTHYELINGACNLRLNGELEFDLDEAEKAGLTCERATLYRNYYTYLYGLPMKLKDPGTNVDPVVKRMTFKGKEYLVLNVNYDQEVGTDVWRFYFDPTTYAMEVYQFFKGDPEGKGKNTGEYILLDGIEMVEGMKIPKTRAWYYNKGDKYLGTDILQ from the coding sequence ATGACTATCCGAACACTTCTTTGTTTGTTGCTTATTCCATTTACTGGGGAAATAATGGCCCAGGAATTGACTGGTAAGCAACTATTGCAAAATGCTATTGAATATCACGATCCCGAAGGACAATGGAGCACCTTTAGGGGTAAGCTGAAAATTGTCATGGAAACACCCAAGTCCGAAGATCGGATAAGTGAAATTTGGATCGATCTTCCGTCTGATATCTTCCGTTTGACCGCTCGTAAAGGTGAACTTACCACACACTATGAACTGATAAACGGGGCGTGTAATTTAAGATTGAATGGAGAGTTGGAATTCGACCTGGACGAAGCTGAAAAAGCCGGCTTGACTTGTGAGCGAGCTACACTTTACCGGAATTACTACACCTATCTGTACGGCCTACCCATGAAGCTCAAGGATCCCGGCACCAATGTAGATCCCGTTGTGAAGCGCATGACATTCAAGGGAAAAGAATATCTAGTTCTGAATGTGAACTACGACCAGGAAGTGGGTACGGACGTCTGGCGATTCTACTTTGATCCAACCACCTACGCCATGGAGGTCTATCAGTTCTTTAAGGGCGATCCGGAAGGCAAAGGAAAGAATACCGGTGAATACATCTTATTGGACGGCATAGAGATGGTAGAAGGCATGAAGATCCCAAAAACCAGGGCCTGGTATTACAACAAAGGCGACAAATACCTGGGAACTGACATACTACAATAA
- a CDS encoding ribonucleoside-diphosphate reductase subunit alpha produces MDVIKRDGRREPVMFDKITSRVRKLCYGLNELVDPVKVAMRVIEGLYDGVTTSELDNLAAEIAATMTVTHPDYAKLAARISVSNLHKNTKKSFSEVMTDLYQYVNPRTGKNAPLLSDEVYKVIMDNADELDSTIIYNRDFGYDYFGFKTLERSYLLKLNGQIVERPQHMLMRVSVGIHLDDLEAAKETYELMSKKFFTHATPTLFNSGTPKPQMSSCFLLTMKDDSIDGIYDTLKQTAKISQSAGGIGLSIHNIRATGSYIAGTNGTSNGIVPMLRVFNDTARYVDQGGGKRKGSFAIYVEPWHADIFDFLDLKKNHGKEEMRARDLFYAMWIPDLFMKRVQEDGPWTLMCPNECPGLFDTHGEEFEQMYMEYEAQDKGRKTIKARELWEKILESQIETGTPYMLYKDSANRKSNQKNLGTIRSSNLCTEILEYTSEDEVAVCNLASIALPMFVKNGEFDHKALFKVTKRVTKNLNRVIDRNFYPVPEARNSNFRHRPVGLGVQGLADAFIMLRLPFTSDEAKKLNQEIFETLYFAAVTASMEEAKADGPYESYKGSPISNGEFQYNLWGIQDDELSGRWDWAKLRKDVKKNGVRNSLLVAPMPTASTSQILGNNEAFEPYTSNIYTRRVLSGEFIVVNKHLLEDLVKLGLWNDDLKQEIMRANGSIQGIEIIPQELKDLYKTVWELSMKDIIDMSRHRGYFIDQSQSLNLFMENANYAKLTSMHFYAWKNGLKTGMYYLRTKSAVDAIKFTLSNESKKEPVAVAETAEVSAATSAADKPMTAQELRDLLAQSKDAQDDEDCLMCGS; encoded by the coding sequence ATGGATGTAATTAAGAGAGACGGCCGTAGGGAACCCGTGATGTTCGATAAGATCACATCGCGTGTGCGGAAGTTGTGCTATGGGCTCAACGAACTAGTAGACCCGGTGAAAGTAGCCATGCGGGTGATCGAAGGATTGTACGATGGGGTTACGACCAGCGAGCTGGATAATCTGGCAGCGGAAATTGCCGCGACCATGACGGTAACCCATCCGGATTACGCAAAATTGGCGGCCCGTATCTCTGTATCCAATCTTCACAAGAATACTAAGAAGTCTTTCTCTGAGGTTATGACCGACCTTTACCAGTATGTCAATCCTAGAACTGGAAAAAATGCACCTTTATTAAGTGATGAGGTCTACAAGGTGATCATGGACAATGCCGATGAGTTAGACTCTACCATCATCTACAACCGAGATTTCGGATACGACTACTTCGGTTTTAAAACCCTGGAGCGCTCATATCTACTAAAATTGAACGGCCAGATAGTGGAACGACCACAGCATATGTTGATGCGTGTTTCTGTTGGGATCCACCTGGACGACCTGGAAGCGGCTAAGGAAACCTACGAGCTGATGTCCAAGAAGTTCTTTACTCACGCTACACCTACGCTATTCAACAGTGGTACACCCAAGCCACAAATGTCTTCCTGCTTCCTCTTGACCATGAAGGACGATAGCATCGATGGGATATATGACACCCTTAAGCAAACGGCCAAGATCTCTCAGTCCGCAGGAGGAATAGGACTTAGCATTCATAACATACGAGCTACCGGCTCTTACATCGCTGGTACAAACGGGACTTCCAATGGGATAGTACCCATGCTTAGAGTGTTTAATGATACTGCCCGATATGTGGATCAGGGTGGTGGAAAACGGAAAGGTTCATTTGCCATTTATGTTGAACCCTGGCATGCAGACATTTTCGATTTCCTGGATCTGAAGAAGAATCACGGAAAAGAAGAAATGCGCGCGAGGGACCTGTTCTATGCCATGTGGATTCCCGATCTTTTCATGAAACGCGTTCAGGAGGATGGCCCCTGGACCCTGATGTGTCCTAACGAATGCCCCGGGCTCTTCGATACCCATGGAGAGGAGTTCGAGCAAATGTATATGGAGTACGAGGCCCAAGACAAGGGACGCAAGACCATTAAGGCACGTGAACTTTGGGAAAAAATATTGGAGTCTCAGATTGAAACTGGGACGCCTTATATGCTATACAAGGATTCCGCCAACCGCAAGAGTAACCAGAAGAATCTGGGGACTATTCGGTCATCTAACCTCTGTACCGAGATCCTGGAGTATACCTCAGAAGACGAGGTTGCAGTTTGTAATTTGGCCTCCATAGCCCTGCCAATGTTTGTGAAGAACGGAGAGTTTGATCACAAGGCCTTGTTCAAGGTGACTAAGCGAGTGACCAAGAACCTGAACCGGGTGATCGATAGGAACTTCTATCCAGTTCCCGAAGCTCGAAATTCAAATTTCCGTCACCGTCCGGTAGGTTTGGGAGTTCAAGGATTGGCCGATGCATTCATCATGTTGCGTCTGCCTTTTACCAGTGATGAAGCCAAAAAACTGAACCAAGAGATCTTTGAAACCCTTTATTTTGCTGCAGTTACAGCTTCAATGGAAGAGGCTAAGGCCGATGGTCCATATGAAAGCTATAAGGGGTCGCCGATCTCCAATGGCGAATTCCAATACAACTTGTGGGGTATCCAAGATGATGAACTCAGTGGTCGTTGGGACTGGGCTAAGCTCAGAAAAGATGTCAAGAAGAACGGAGTGAGGAACTCATTGCTTGTAGCTCCTATGCCTACCGCTTCTACTTCCCAAATACTTGGAAATAACGAAGCTTTCGAGCCCTATACCTCCAATATCTATACCCGAAGGGTGTTATCCGGGGAGTTCATCGTGGTCAACAAACACTTGTTGGAAGACCTGGTCAAACTTGGGCTTTGGAACGACGATCTAAAGCAAGAGATCATGCGTGCCAATGGTTCTATCCAGGGGATTGAAATCATTCCACAGGAATTGAAAGATCTATATAAGACCGTATGGGAATTGAGTATGAAGGACATCATCGATATGTCTCGTCATAGAGGCTACTTCATTGATCAATCCCAATCGTTGAATCTCTTTATGGAGAACGCGAATTACGCCAAATTGACTTCAATGCATTTCTATGCATGGAAGAACGGACTCAAAACAGGGATGTATTACCTGCGCACCAAAAGTGCGGTGGACGCCATTAAGTTCACCCTTAGTAACGAGTCCAAGAAAGAACCTGTTGCTGTGGCGGAAACCGCCGAGGTTAGCGCCGCTACCTCTGCAGCAGATAAGCCGATGACCGCTCAAGAACTACGCGATCTGTTGGCGCAATCCAAAGACGCTCAGGACGATGAAGATTGCCTGATGTGTGGATCCTAG
- a CDS encoding ribonucleotide-diphosphate reductase subunit beta: MSAVEPILAENKNRFVIFPIQHHDIWEWYKKSEASFWTAEEIDLHQDLTDWGSKLSDDERYFIKHILAFFAASDGIVNENLAENFVNEVQYTEAKFFYGFQIMMENIHSETYSLLIDTYVKDDKEKDTLFKAIENFPAIKKKADWALKWIESPSFAERLIAFAAVEGIFFSGAFCSIFWLKKRGLMPGLTFSNELISRDEGMHCDFAVHLHNHHLINPVPKERIRGIIVDALNIEREFITESLPVSLIGMNAKLMTQYLEFVTDRLLVELGCEKEYNATNPFDFMDMISLQGKTNFFEKRVSEYQKANVSNSDKESKEITFDADF, from the coding sequence ATGAGTGCAGTAGAGCCGATTTTAGCAGAGAACAAGAACCGATTTGTCATCTTTCCTATCCAACACCACGATATCTGGGAATGGTACAAGAAAAGTGAAGCCAGTTTTTGGACAGCGGAGGAGATCGATCTCCACCAGGATCTGACGGACTGGGGTTCTAAGCTATCAGATGACGAGCGCTACTTCATTAAGCACATCTTAGCTTTTTTTGCCGCAAGTGATGGTATCGTGAATGAAAACCTGGCGGAGAACTTCGTCAACGAGGTACAATATACCGAGGCGAAGTTCTTCTATGGGTTTCAGATCATGATGGAGAACATTCACAGTGAGACCTATTCACTGCTTATCGATACCTATGTAAAGGACGACAAGGAAAAGGACACCCTATTTAAGGCGATCGAAAATTTTCCAGCCATCAAGAAGAAGGCCGATTGGGCCTTGAAATGGATCGAAAGCCCAAGCTTTGCAGAGCGATTGATCGCGTTTGCAGCAGTGGAGGGTATTTTCTTTTCCGGAGCCTTCTGTTCTATTTTCTGGCTTAAAAAACGGGGATTGATGCCCGGTTTGACCTTTTCCAACGAGTTGATCTCCAGGGATGAAGGGATGCACTGCGACTTTGCGGTCCATCTTCACAACCACCACCTGATCAATCCGGTACCCAAAGAGCGTATACGGGGGATCATCGTGGATGCACTAAACATTGAAAGAGAATTCATTACCGAATCTTTGCCTGTCAGTTTGATTGGGATGAACGCAAAACTCATGACCCAATATCTCGAATTTGTTACCGACCGCTTGTTGGTTGAATTGGGCTGTGAGAAGGAATACAATGCTACTAATCCATTTGATTTTATGGATATGATTTCGCTTCAAGGAAAGACCAATTTCTTCGAGAAACGGGTTTCCGAATACCAAAAAGCGAACGTCAGCAACTCAGACAAAGAGTCGAAAGAGATTACTTTCGACGCCGATTTTTAG
- a CDS encoding DUF3109 family protein, with amino-acid sequence MFQLGKTIVSEDLLDKDFVCNLSTCKGECCIAGEAGAPLTSEEVGTLQEIYPKVQPFLRPEGIEAIEEQGTHIVSQLDELETPLVNDKECAYVTFKEGGIASCGIEDAFNAGAIDFRKPISCHLYPVRVQDYSEFAAVNYHRWPICDDACTLGAELKVPVYRFVKDALIRKFGPDWYSELEKVAAERK; translated from the coding sequence ATGTTTCAATTAGGGAAAACAATCGTCTCCGAGGACCTGTTGGACAAGGATTTTGTTTGTAATCTAAGTACCTGTAAAGGAGAGTGTTGCATTGCCGGTGAGGCAGGTGCACCTCTGACGTCAGAAGAGGTCGGCACATTGCAGGAGATCTATCCAAAGGTTCAGCCATTTCTACGTCCGGAGGGCATAGAAGCGATTGAGGAGCAGGGCACGCATATCGTCTCTCAATTGGACGAATTGGAAACTCCACTAGTAAACGATAAGGAGTGTGCCTATGTGACCTTTAAGGAAGGCGGAATTGCCAGTTGCGGAATTGAGGATGCCTTCAATGCGGGTGCAATTGATTTTCGAAAACCGATCAGCTGCCATTTATATCCGGTCAGGGTTCAGGACTACAGCGAATTTGCAGCAGTGAACTATCATCGGTGGCCCATTTGTGACGATGCTTGTACCCTGGGAGCCGAACTCAAGGTGCCCGTCTATCGATTTGTCAAGGACGCTTTGATCCGGAAATTTGGACCGGATTGGTACAGTGAATTGGAAAAGGTCGCAGCAGAGAGAAAATAG
- a CDS encoding MarC family protein, producing MAFDFKEILTATMVLFAVIDIIGNIPIIISLREKAGHIQSEKASIIAAVVMILFLFLGKSILRLIGIDVSEFAVAGAFILFFIALEMILGITLFKDDGSSPDMASVFPLAFPMLAGPGSLTTLLSLRAEYAVENVIIAVLINIIIIYVVLKTSARLQSVLGKNGIGIIRKVFGVVLLAIAVKLFTSNIQALFS from the coding sequence ATGGCATTCGACTTCAAAGAGATACTGACGGCTACCATGGTTTTGTTTGCCGTTATCGACATCATCGGTAATATTCCAATTATCATTTCGCTTCGGGAAAAAGCTGGACACATCCAAAGTGAGAAGGCGTCCATCATTGCCGCAGTTGTCATGATACTGTTTCTTTTTCTGGGGAAGAGCATCCTTAGACTGATCGGTATAGATGTCAGTGAATTTGCGGTAGCTGGAGCGTTTATCCTGTTCTTTATTGCTTTGGAGATGATCCTGGGAATCACCCTTTTCAAGGATGATGGCAGCTCACCGGATATGGCCTCTGTGTTTCCGCTGGCCTTCCCCATGTTGGCCGGACCAGGAAGCTTGACCACTCTACTTTCCCTGCGTGCGGAATACGCTGTAGAAAATGTGATCATTGCCGTACTGATCAATATCATCATCATTTATGTCGTTCTAAAGACCTCAGCCCGTCTGCAAAGCGTATTGGGGAAGAACGGTATCGGGATCATTCGGAAGGTATTCGGTGTAGTTCTTTTGGCGATTGCCGTCAAACTATTCACCTCCAATATTCAGGCCTTGTTTTCGTAA